The Halobacillus ihumii genomic sequence TTTCACCGTCTTGATTCATAGAGGTTAACAAAATCTCTCCCGCTCCCAGGCGAACAGCTTCCTCGGCCCACTCTGTGACCAGCCACTCAGTCGGGGTTCGGCCTCCATGAGTGTACACGCGCCACGTATCCACTGAGCTATCAAAACGAGCGTCAATGGCTACAACGATACATTGGCTGCCAAAGTAGTCGGCCCCTTCCCGTATCAACTCTGGACGCTTCACTGCAGCTGAGTTTAAGGAAACTTTATCAGCACCGTTGCGTAACGTTTCCTTAATGTCTTGTAACGTACGAATCCCACCGCCAACTGTAAAAGGGATGGCTAGTTCTGAAGCCACTTCCCTTACGACGTCTATCATCGTTTTTTTTCCTTCATGACTAGCAGAAATGTCGAGAAAAACAAGCTCATCTGCACCTTGCTCATCATATACTTTTGCTAATTCAACAGGATCGCCGGCGTCACGAATATCCACGAATTGAACACCTTTAACAACTCGTCCTTCTTTCACGTCTAGGCAGGGAATAATCCGTTTAGATAACATTAGCGCACCTCCACTCGAAGTGCTTCTGACAGCTGGAAACGATTCGTATACAACGCTTTCCCTACTATAGAGCCAATGACGTGCTGATTTTGATATTCCTTGAGTTCATTCAAGTCTTCAAGTCCTTGAATTCCACCCGATGCGATCACGTTCACTTCTGTTTCAGACGCTAAGCGAACAATTTCTTTCGTATTTGGGCCCTTAAGCATTCCATCCTTTGCAATATCGGTATAAATAAAGGTTTCTGCCCCAGCC encodes the following:
- the hisF gene encoding imidazole glycerol phosphate synthase subunit HisF — encoded protein: MLSKRIIPCLDVKEGRVVKGVQFVDIRDAGDPVELAKVYDEQGADELVFLDISASHEGKKTMIDVVREVASELAIPFTVGGGIRTLQDIKETLRNGADKVSLNSAAVKRPELIREGADYFGSQCIVVAIDARFDSSVDTWRVYTHGGRTPTEWLVTEWAEEAVRLGAGEILLTSMNQDGEKSGFDLPLLEAVQEVIQVPVIASGGAGSAQHFYEVFNKVNADAALAASIFHYKETSIGNVKRYLAERGVVVR